CCGGCCGAACCGCGGTTTGTTGAAACAGGCTACTCTCGCATGATGCTGGCGCGCTACCTTGTGCCCGGGGCGCTCCTGTGCCGGGATCTCGATGTGCTGGAAGCAGGCTGCGGACTGGGATGGGGAGCGTTTCTGCTTTCATGCTTCGCCGCGCGCGTCACGGCGTTCGACCGCGACCCCGCAGCGGTGGAATTTGCCCGCAGCCACTGGCCGGCCGGGAACATCGAATGGCTCGTTGGGGACGCCCTGGAGGCGGGCTTTCTGCAGGGGCGCTATTATGACGCCGCAACGGCGATGGAGATGGTCGAGCACTTCACCCCTCAGCAGGCCGAGCGGTACGTCGCCTGGCTGGCGGCGCGTCTCAAGACCGGCGGCGTGCTGGCGGGCACTTCAGGTTTTCCGAAAACCCGCGAAGAAGCCGGCCGCCTCGCCGCGACGAATCCCCACCACCCCTGGATTTACACCGAGGACGAGTTCCTCGCCCTCCTGCGCCGGCACTTCAGCCGCGCCACCATCATCGGCGGCTGGATGTTTCTGGCGATCCGGTAGGAAGCTGCGCCCTATTCGCCCAGATACGCCTGGTAATCGGCTGCGCTCATCAGACCGTCGAGTTCCGCCGGGTTGCTCAGGCGGATCTTGACGAGCCAGGCGGCGCCGTGGGGATCTTCATTCAGCTTCTCGGGCGCCGTCGCCAGAAGCTCATTCACCTCGATCACCTCGCCCGAGACAGGCGAATAGATGTCGCTCACCGCCTTGACGCTCTCCACCGAGCCGAGCGCCTTGCCGGCTTCGACCGCCGCGCCGGGTTTGGGCAGATCGACATAGACGATGTCGCCGAGCTCTTTCTGGGCGTGATTGGTGATGCCGATGGTTCCGGTGTCTCCTTCCACCAGGATCCACTCGTGTTCTTTCGTGTAACGGAAGTTGTCTGGATAGCTCATTTGGGCCGCCGGTAGAAAGGAATGGGAACGGTCACCGCCTCGACGGGCTGCTCGCGCACCATGATTTCGATGGCCGTGCCGGGCTGCGCCAGCTCCGCGGGCAGGTAACACATTCCGATGTTTTTGTTCAGAGCGGGCGCGGGTCCGCCGCTGGTCACCCAGCCTGCGGGCCGGCCGCCCGCGCGCACTTCATAGCCGTCGCGGCCGATGCCGCGGCCGCGCATTTCAAAGCCGGTCAGTTTCCTGCGGACGCCCTCGGCTTTCTGCTTCTCAAGACGGGCGCGGCCGCAGAAATCGCCTTTGTCCCACTTGACGATCCACTCGAGCCCTGCCTCGAGCGGCGTGATCGAGGCGTCGATTTCGTGGCCGTACAGAGCCATGCCGGCCTCCATCCGGAGCGTGTTGCGCGCGCCGAGGCCGCACGGCCTGATGCCAAAGTCCCGGCCGGCTTCCAGCAGGGCGTTCCAGATTTCCGCGGCGTGCGCCGGGGCGATGTACAGCTCGAAGCCGTCCTCGCCGGTGTATCCGGTGCGGGCGATGCGCGCCGGATGGCCGCAGACCTCGCCGTCGCGGAAGCGGTAGTAACGGATGTCCGCCAGCGGCGCCGGGGTCAGCTTCTGGAGCGTCTCCAGCGCGCGCGGCCCCTGAATGGCGAGCTGGGCGTACTGCGATCCGTTGTTCTCGACGGCGCAGTCCCAGCGGTTCTGCGACACGATGTGCTCG
This DNA window, taken from Bryobacteraceae bacterium, encodes the following:
- the gcvH gene encoding glycine cleavage system H protein — its product is MSYPDNFRYTKEHEWILVEGDTGTIGITNHAQKELGDIVYVDLPKPGAAVEAGKALGSVESVKAVSDIYSPVSGEVIEVNELLATAPEKLNEDPHGAAWLVKIRLSNPAELDGLMSAADYQAYLGE
- a CDS encoding aminomethyltransferase — translated: MLKQIPLADVHRALGAKMVDFGGWEMPLQYTGILDEHRAVRTAVGLFDVSHMGEIEIRGPGALDLVQRVSTNNAAKLADGQIHYSGLLYEHGGFADDILVHRVSADHYFLCVNASNQDKDYEHIVSQNRWDCAVENNGSQYAQLAIQGPRALETLQKLTPAPLADIRYYRFRDGEVCGHPARIARTGYTGEDGFELYIAPAHAAEIWNALLEAGRDFGIRPCGLGARNTLRMEAGMALYGHEIDASITPLEAGLEWIVKWDKGDFCGRARLEKQKAEGVRRKLTGFEMRGRGIGRDGYEVRAGGRPAGWVTSGGPAPALNKNIGMCYLPAELAQPGTAIEIMVREQPVEAVTVPIPFYRRPK